A single region of the Carnobacterium viridans genome encodes:
- a CDS encoding TIR domain-containing protein, protein MAYRNKTYVAFDGDNDIRYYHLMRAWRQRDNSTFNFYDAHDLNTARDSSQEISIKRQLSIRMMNTKVFVLLIGSNTRYLRKFVKWEIETAIRLNLPIICVNLNKSRSSDNLCPVSLENKLAIFIPFEKKIMQHALENWPDSYKKYKLLGKSGPYFYKESVYDKL, encoded by the coding sequence ATGGCATATCGTAATAAAACATATGTAGCGTTTGATGGAGATAATGATATACGCTATTATCATTTAATGAGAGCTTGGCGCCAAAGAGATAATTCTACTTTTAATTTTTATGATGCTCATGATCTTAATACTGCACGTGACAGTAGCCAAGAAATTTCTATTAAGCGACAACTAAGTATAAGGATGATGAATACTAAGGTGTTTGTTCTTTTAATAGGTAGTAATACTAGATATTTACGAAAATTTGTAAAGTGGGAAATAGAAACGGCCATTCGTTTAAATCTACCAATAATCTGTGTCAACCTTAATAAGAGCAGATCGAGTGATAATCTTTGTCCTGTTTCTTTAGAAAATAAATTAGCTATCTTTATACCTTTTGAAAAGAAGATTATGCAGCATGCTTTAGAAAATTGGCCTGATAGCTATAAGAAGTATAAATTACTTGGGAAAAGTGGCCCTTATTTCTATAAAGAATCAGTATATGATAAATTATAA
- a CDS encoding recombinase family protein — MKYGYARVSTRHQDLEGQMRQLEEEHCDKIYFEKITGTKKDRPEFQKLIQNIQIGDTLVVTKLDRFARSTQDALNTIKLLFEKGVKINVLNLGVIENTSTGRLIFTIFSAFADFERDLIVERTQEGKEIAKQRPGYREGRPKKFSQQQINLAMSLLETHSYTQVEKMTGISKSTLTRYKRKRYYLLNKE; from the coding sequence GTGAAATATGGTTATGCAAGAGTGAGTACTCGTCACCAGGATTTAGAAGGACAAATGCGTCAATTAGAAGAGGAACATTGTGACAAAATTTATTTTGAAAAAATTACTGGCACAAAAAAAGATCGTCCGGAATTTCAGAAGTTAATTCAGAATATCCAGATTGGAGATACACTGGTCGTGACAAAACTCGATCGATTCGCTCGAAGTACTCAAGATGCTCTAAATACGATTAAATTGCTTTTTGAAAAAGGTGTTAAAATTAATGTATTAAATCTAGGTGTGATTGAGAATACATCTACTGGTAGACTCATTTTTACTATTTTTAGTGCTTTCGCAGATTTTGAACGAGACTTAATCGTAGAAAGAACTCAAGAAGGAAAAGAAATAGCCAAGCAACGACCTGGATACCGAGAAGGTCGTCCTAAAAAGTTCTCTCAACAGCAGATCAATCTGGCAATGAGTCTACTAGAGACTCACTCTTACACGCAGGTAGAGAAAATGACTGGGATTAGTAAGAGCACATTAACAAGATATAAACGAAAGAGATACTATTTACTTAATAAGGAATAA
- a CDS encoding restriction endonuclease subunit S has protein sequence MNKKQFIPNIRFHGFTDGWAQRRLVDEVDFFSGLTYSPDNIVKEGGTFVLRSSNVQNGEIVEADNVYVEHEAVNSTNVQVGDIVIVVRNGSRSLIGKHAAIKKPMENTVIGAFMTGIHSETSSFINALLDTRQFEIEIHKNLGATINQITTGNFKKMEFNFPTKFEQEKTGSFFKELDDTITLQQQLLNNYEQLKKAMLQKMFPQKGESVPRVRFAGFTDDWKKERLGKIIVSHSFKKYISEPIENGKYPIIQQGNNSIVGYSNDAPFIGFEDVTLFGDHTLSLYKPTSPFLVSTDGLKIISIDSFNGFFTYYLLEINNPESEGYKRHFKILKSKDVFYPDNSMEQAKIGKFLKQLDETIELHEQKLKTYQNFKKAMLQKMFV, from the coding sequence ATGAATAAAAAACAATTTATACCGAATATTCGCTTCCATGGATTCACCGATGGTTGGGCACAACGAAGGTTAGTAGATGAAGTAGATTTTTTTTCAGGGCTAACCTACTCACCTGATAATATTGTTAAAGAAGGTGGCACTTTTGTACTTCGTTCATCAAATGTACAAAACGGCGAAATTGTAGAAGCAGATAATGTATATGTAGAGCATGAAGCAGTAAATAGTACTAACGTTCAAGTTGGAGATATTGTTATTGTAGTTCGAAACGGTTCTAGATCATTGATTGGTAAGCATGCAGCTATTAAAAAACCAATGGAAAACACGGTTATAGGTGCTTTTATGACAGGTATTCATTCAGAGACTTCATCGTTTATAAATGCTCTACTAGATACGAGACAATTTGAGATTGAGATTCATAAAAACCTTGGTGCAACGATAAACCAAATTACAACAGGGAATTTTAAAAAAATGGAATTTAATTTTCCCACCAAGTTTGAACAAGAAAAAACCGGAAGTTTCTTCAAAGAATTAGACGACACTATCACTCTTCAGCAACAACTTCTTAACAACTATGAGCAACTGAAAAAAGCTATGCTGCAAAAGATGTTTCCACAAAAAGGAGAAAGTGTTCCAAGAGTTAGGTTTGCTGGATTTACTGATGATTGGAAAAAAGAAAGGCTAGGAAAGATAATTGTATCTCATAGTTTTAAGAAATATATCTCTGAACCAATAGAAAACGGAAAGTATCCTATTATTCAGCAAGGAAATAATTCAATCGTAGGTTACTCTAATGATGCACCATTTATAGGGTTTGAAGATGTTACTTTATTTGGAGATCATACACTTTCGCTATATAAACCTACAAGTCCTTTTCTTGTTTCAACTGACGGACTAAAAATTATCAGTATTGATAGTTTCAACGGCTTCTTTACTTATTATCTGCTTGAAATTAACAACCCAGAGAGTGAGGGGTATAAACGGCATTTTAAAATATTAAAGAGTAAAGATGTATTTTATCCTGATAATAGCATGGAACAGGCTAAGATAGGTAAATTTCTTAAACAACTAGATGAAACCATTGAACTTCATGAACAAAAATTAAAAACCTATCAAAATTTTAAAAAAGCTATGCTACAAAAAATGTTTGTTTAA
- a CDS encoding type I restriction-modification system subunit M, translated as MTEKIEKNSTTLYQALWNSADILRSKMDANEYKSYLLGLVFYKYLSDNMLRYVSVLLEEETEDLQVAQSLYVKACEDSDIKEDLLEELQDEFSYTIEPQLTFTAQVNAIHDGSFQLEDLVQGFRDIEQSSEIFENLFEDIDLYSKKLGVSPQKQNKTIADVMKELSVLNMAGHAGDVLGDAYEYLIGQFASESGKKAGEFYTPQPVAKLMTQIVLQGKENQKGFSVYDPTMGSGSLLLNAKKYSNEPGTISYFGQELNTSTYNLARMNMILHGVSTANQDLRNADTLDQDWPTEEPTNFDAVLMNPPYSANWSADKGFLEDVRFSTYGVLAPKSKADFAFLLHGYYHLKDSGVMAIVLPHGVLFRGGGEGKIRKVLLENGAIDTVIGLPANIFFNTSIPTTVIILKKDRPTKDVLFIDASQGFEKAKNQNTLTDEHIDDILEAYAKKENKEKYAYVAEFEEIVENDYNLNIPRYVDTFEEEEDIPLEIISTKIQQTKKDLTHAENELFDMLNELHGTTEEADKELQAFISQLMNDGDKNE; from the coding sequence ATGACAGAAAAAATAGAAAAAAATTCAACGACCTTGTATCAAGCTCTATGGAATTCAGCGGATATCTTACGTTCAAAAATGGATGCAAACGAATATAAAAGTTATTTATTAGGATTGGTTTTTTATAAATACCTTTCAGATAACATGCTTCGCTATGTTTCCGTATTACTAGAAGAAGAAACCGAAGATTTACAAGTAGCCCAGAGTTTATATGTAAAAGCCTGTGAAGATAGTGACATTAAAGAAGATCTATTAGAAGAATTACAAGATGAATTTTCTTATACTATTGAACCTCAATTAACGTTTACAGCACAAGTTAACGCAATTCATGACGGTTCTTTTCAATTAGAAGATTTAGTACAAGGATTTCGTGATATCGAGCAATCTAGTGAAATATTTGAAAATCTTTTTGAAGACATTGATTTGTATTCTAAAAAACTAGGTGTATCGCCACAAAAACAAAATAAAACGATTGCGGATGTTATGAAAGAATTATCAGTCCTTAACATGGCTGGACATGCAGGAGATGTATTAGGGGACGCTTATGAGTATTTAATCGGTCAATTTGCTTCTGAATCCGGTAAAAAAGCGGGAGAATTTTACACGCCTCAACCTGTTGCAAAATTAATGACTCAAATCGTTCTACAAGGAAAAGAAAATCAAAAAGGATTTTCTGTTTATGATCCAACAATGGGATCGGGTTCGCTATTGTTGAATGCGAAGAAATATTCGAATGAACCTGGAACGATTTCTTACTTTGGACAAGAACTCAATACCTCAACCTACAACTTAGCACGAATGAATATGATTCTTCATGGTGTATCGACTGCAAACCAAGACCTTCGTAATGCGGACACGTTGGACCAAGACTGGCCAACAGAAGAACCAACGAACTTTGACGCTGTCCTTATGAACCCCCCTTATTCAGCAAATTGGTCAGCGGATAAAGGTTTCTTAGAAGACGTTCGTTTTTCTACCTATGGCGTTTTAGCACCAAAATCAAAAGCAGACTTTGCTTTCTTGTTACATGGGTATTATCATTTAAAAGATTCTGGTGTTATGGCGATTGTATTGCCACATGGAGTACTCTTTAGGGGTGGTGGAGAAGGAAAAATTCGTAAAGTGTTATTAGAGAATGGTGCAATCGACACAGTGATTGGCTTACCCGCTAATATTTTCTTTAATACCTCTATTCCGACGACCGTTATTATCTTGAAGAAAGACCGTCCAACTAAAGATGTTTTATTTATTGACGCTTCTCAAGGATTTGAAAAAGCGAAGAATCAAAATACGTTAACGGATGAACACATTGATGACATTTTAGAAGCCTATGCTAAAAAAGAAAATAAAGAGAAGTATGCTTATGTAGCAGAATTTGAAGAGATTGTAGAAAATGATTATAACTTAAATATCCCTCGTTACGTAGATACCTTTGAAGAAGAGGAAGACATTCCATTAGAAATCATTTCTACAAAAATTCAACAAACAAAAAAAGATCTCACTCATGCGGAAAACGAATTGTTCGATATGTTGAATGAATTGCACGGAACAACAGAGGAAGCTGATAAAGAGTTGCAAGCCTTTATTTCACAGTTGATGAATGATGGTGATAAAAATGAATAA
- a CDS encoding macro domain-containing protein produces MTIKINIFDKMIREIYGKFISIIVTILTLLLIFFEIPEDIKVCLALMFVSFLLVVYFFIWVCANKKTNIKLNIEGSKVEIRTGNLFEQSGLKVIPFNEYFDTQVDDRIISKKSLNGQYVVREYQNPKVLNRIIKNDVDLNISDNIIEKHIEREGNNIKYKLGSSIVINEYVLTAFTRFTNKNKAELTMYEYLNFLLYFWDEINKIYAQKDVSVPIFGSGITRFKNGFEDINDDELLSIMLWTFKISKHKFKHPAKLSIIIQKEKISRINIFKMKEIEK; encoded by the coding sequence ATGACAATAAAAATTAATATTTTCGATAAAATGATTAGAGAAATATATGGAAAGTTTATTTCAATAATAGTGACAATCTTAACGCTATTATTGATTTTTTTTGAAATTCCTGAAGACATTAAAGTTTGTTTAGCTCTTATGTTTGTTTCGTTTCTCTTAGTAGTTTATTTTTTCATATGGGTTTGTGCGAATAAAAAAACTAATATTAAATTAAATATTGAAGGTTCTAAAGTCGAGATAAGAACTGGAAATCTGTTCGAGCAAAGTGGCTTAAAGGTTATTCCTTTTAATGAATATTTTGATACGCAAGTTGATGATAGAATTATATCTAAAAAATCTTTAAATGGTCAATATGTAGTGAGAGAATACCAGAATCCAAAAGTATTGAATAGAATAATCAAGAATGATGTGGACTTAAATATTAGTGATAATATTATTGAGAAGCATATTGAACGTGAAGGGAATAATATTAAATATAAACTAGGTAGTAGCATAGTTATAAATGAATATGTATTAACTGCTTTTACTAGATTCACTAATAAGAATAAAGCAGAATTAACGATGTATGAATATCTTAATTTTTTATTATATTTTTGGGATGAGATAAATAAGATTTATGCCCAAAAAGATGTTTCCGTTCCTATTTTTGGTTCAGGTATAACTCGTTTTAAAAATGGTTTTGAAGACATTAATGATGATGAGCTTCTTAGTATCATGTTATGGACCTTTAAAATAAGTAAACATAAATTTAAACATCCTGCTAAATTATCGATTATTATTCAGAAAGAGAAAATAAGTAGAATTAATATTTTTAAAATGAAGGAGATTGAAAAATAA
- a CDS encoding type I restriction endonuclease subunit R — MTFTSESELEQNLINQLISGDSQWTYRKDLNTEEKLWRNLREKLERNNKDVLNEVNLTEQEFRQVQNQLTFANFYDAAKWLAGENGVAKVQVQREDASLGTVRLKVLNRADIAGGMSSYEVINQFQSFKQSTDDRNRRFDVTLLINGLPLIHIELKNRAHSYMDAFRQIKKYLIQGKFNGIFSALQMFIVSNGSDTRYIAAAQDTKLNEQFLSTWVDSKNDPVTSYLDFAEHVLSIPQAHKMVTQYTVIDSDKKALILLRPYQIHAIEAIKQASKRQESGYVWHTTGSGKTLTSYKAARNLLQIPSLDKTIFIVDRVDLDQQTTSSFTSYAENDVVQIDETDNVSDLIKKLLSADRSVIVTTIQKLNHVMKRFEGKESTPRYKKLKHLHVAFVVDECHRAVSPQKKKEIEKFFYQSLWYGFTGTPIFAENAKQALGNLARTTEEQYGSRLHEYTVKEAIHDKAVLGFQIEYKSTFSDDELDDLVLKLDPSIDLASLSEQEKERMIPKSVYEDEKHMLEVIHSIVNKSRRKLGFQNGPGKTYNAVLTTSSIAQAQRYYDLFKKVVAEETPVTIHDKTKSVLPTFPRVAITYSISENESTSVTNQEKMTEAINDYNEMFDTYFSIETMRAYNKNVNDRLARKQEKYLFRKEQLDLVIVVDRLLTGFDAPCLSTLFIDRAPMQPHDLIQAFSRTNRLFDRSKHFGQVVTFQTPALYTQKVKDALVLYSNGGENELLAPVFEEAHQAFKDALAGLRKIASSPESVDALSLGQKKKYAKAFQEVDKAFAAIQVYTEYEEAELEKEYHVTVEEIEHYHGKYENVLEEIKPDPEEIDEPIDMDMEYELESVKTEDINYEYILQLIQALVPTYIESEMSSELESDSEEIDSYINDLKRTNPKLAELMEQLWKDIQEEPEQYRGKQVSSLLEEMIQEAIAYQVNRLSKEWAMKESVLTFYVNHYNPKKERQNGESELKRTSDYEAYKATTENPVKRLTYWREIKNAVADMINETILPLRKP, encoded by the coding sequence ATCACGTTTACTTCTGAATCAGAGTTGGAACAAAATCTCATTAACCAATTGATTAGTGGAGATTCGCAATGGACCTATCGGAAAGACTTAAACACAGAAGAAAAATTATGGAGAAATCTTAGAGAAAAGCTAGAACGAAACAATAAAGACGTGTTAAATGAAGTGAACCTGACGGAACAAGAATTCCGTCAGGTTCAAAACCAATTAACCTTTGCGAACTTCTATGACGCAGCTAAATGGCTGGCTGGTGAAAATGGCGTTGCGAAAGTGCAAGTCCAACGCGAAGATGCGTCTCTTGGAACGGTTCGTTTGAAAGTATTGAACCGAGCAGATATAGCGGGTGGAATGTCTTCTTACGAAGTGATTAATCAATTTCAGAGTTTTAAACAAAGCACAGACGATCGAAATCGACGTTTTGACGTCACTTTGTTGATCAATGGTTTGCCACTGATTCATATTGAATTAAAAAATAGAGCCCATTCTTATATGGATGCTTTTAGACAGATTAAAAAATACTTAATACAAGGCAAGTTTAACGGAATTTTTTCAGCCCTTCAAATGTTTATTGTGTCGAATGGCAGCGATACACGCTACATAGCTGCTGCACAAGACACAAAATTAAATGAGCAATTTTTATCGACTTGGGTGGATTCAAAAAATGATCCCGTTACGAGTTATTTAGACTTTGCTGAACACGTTTTATCGATTCCACAAGCCCATAAGATGGTAACTCAATACACGGTTATCGATAGCGATAAAAAAGCATTAATTTTATTAAGACCGTATCAAATACATGCTATTGAAGCCATTAAACAAGCCTCAAAACGACAAGAATCAGGGTATGTCTGGCATACAACAGGTTCAGGTAAGACGTTGACGTCTTACAAAGCAGCTCGTAACTTGTTGCAAATTCCCTCATTAGATAAAACTATTTTTATCGTTGACCGTGTTGATTTAGACCAACAAACCACTTCATCCTTTACTTCTTATGCAGAAAATGATGTGGTCCAAATCGATGAGACGGATAATGTCAGCGATTTGATTAAAAAATTACTCTCAGCTGATCGTTCAGTCATTGTGACGACAATTCAAAAATTAAACCATGTAATGAAGCGTTTTGAAGGAAAGGAATCGACTCCGCGGTATAAAAAATTGAAACACTTGCATGTCGCTTTTGTAGTCGATGAATGCCACCGGGCAGTCTCTCCTCAAAAGAAAAAAGAGATCGAGAAATTTTTCTATCAGTCTCTTTGGTATGGGTTTACCGGTACGCCTATTTTTGCTGAAAATGCTAAACAAGCTTTAGGAAACTTAGCACGAACGACAGAAGAACAATACGGCAGCCGCCTACATGAATACACCGTTAAGGAAGCGATTCACGATAAAGCGGTCTTAGGCTTTCAAATTGAATACAAGAGCACTTTTTCGGATGATGAATTAGACGACTTGGTTTTAAAACTAGATCCAAGTATAGACCTAGCAAGTTTGTCTGAACAAGAAAAGGAACGCATGATTCCAAAATCCGTTTATGAAGACGAAAAGCATATGTTAGAAGTCATTCATTCAATTGTAAACAAATCTCGACGAAAATTAGGCTTTCAAAATGGTCCAGGTAAAACGTACAATGCTGTGTTAACGACATCTTCTATTGCACAAGCCCAACGTTACTACGACTTATTTAAAAAAGTGGTTGCTGAAGAAACACCAGTAACGATTCATGACAAAACCAAAAGTGTTTTGCCCACTTTTCCAAGAGTGGCCATTACTTATTCGATTTCAGAAAATGAATCGACTTCTGTTACCAATCAAGAGAAGATGACAGAAGCGATTAATGACTATAATGAGATGTTTGATACCTACTTTTCTATCGAGACCATGCGGGCGTACAATAAAAACGTTAATGATCGCTTAGCACGAAAACAAGAAAAATACTTATTTAGAAAAGAACAATTGGATTTAGTGATTGTAGTGGATCGTTTGTTAACGGGCTTTGATGCCCCTTGCTTATCAACACTCTTTATCGATCGAGCACCGATGCAGCCACATGACTTGATTCAAGCTTTTTCACGAACCAATCGGTTATTTGATCGTTCTAAACACTTTGGACAAGTCGTTACGTTCCAAACGCCTGCTTTATATACGCAAAAAGTAAAGGATGCTCTCGTGTTGTATTCAAATGGGGGAGAGAACGAGTTATTAGCACCGGTCTTTGAAGAAGCCCATCAGGCCTTTAAAGATGCTTTAGCGGGCTTAAGAAAAATTGCTTCTTCACCAGAATCTGTTGATGCATTAAGTTTAGGACAAAAGAAAAAGTATGCAAAAGCGTTTCAAGAAGTAGACAAAGCTTTTGCGGCCATTCAAGTGTATACGGAATATGAAGAAGCAGAACTAGAAAAAGAGTATCATGTCACTGTAGAAGAAATAGAACATTACCATGGAAAGTATGAAAATGTCCTAGAAGAAATAAAACCAGATCCTGAAGAAATAGACGAGCCAATAGATATGGATATGGAATATGAGCTAGAGTCTGTTAAGACAGAAGATATCAATTACGAGTATATTTTACAACTGATTCAAGCATTGGTTCCAACCTATATAGAATCTGAAATGAGCTCTGAACTAGAGTCTGATTCAGAAGAAATTGATAGCTATATCAACGATTTGAAACGAACGAATCCAAAACTTGCAGAGTTAATGGAACAATTATGGAAAGATATTCAAGAAGAACCAGAACAGTACCGTGGCAAGCAAGTCTCTAGTCTATTGGAAGAAATGATTCAAGAAGCGATCGCTTACCAAGTAAATCGTCTTTCAAAAGAATGGGCGATGAAAGAGAGCGTCTTAACTTTTTATGTCAATCATTACAACCCTAAAAAAGAAAGACAAAACGGGGAATCCGAATTAAAACGAACAAGTGATTATGAGGCATATAAAGCTACGACAGAAAATCCTGTAAAACGGTTAACGTATTGGAGAGAAATAAAGAACGCTGTTGCAGATATGATTAACGAAACGATTTTACCTTTACGCAAACCTTAG